One window of Bacillus alkalicellulosilyticus genomic DNA carries:
- a CDS encoding TRAP transporter small permease produces the protein MLVLKWLDEHIEEVFLVLFSAVMVVVIFLQVFMRYVMENSLSWSEELARFCFIWLVYIGISYGVKKQRHIKVDALLLLFKEKGKLVFNIISNLLFLAFAIFVVFYGYDMSQKLLQFGQTSPALKIPMGFVYLAAPVGMALTSIRLIQHLIKQSKTLLGKGDFEVKTEFDRLLEEEGNKG, from the coding sequence ATGCTAGTACTTAAATGGTTGGATGAGCATATCGAAGAAGTATTTCTAGTTTTGTTTTCTGCTGTTATGGTTGTTGTTATTTTTTTACAAGTGTTTATGCGATATGTTATGGAAAATTCACTTTCTTGGTCAGAGGAATTAGCTAGATTTTGTTTTATTTGGCTCGTTTATATAGGCATTAGTTATGGCGTAAAAAAGCAGCGTCACATCAAAGTGGATGCGCTTTTATTACTTTTTAAGGAAAAGGGCAAATTAGTTTTTAACATTATCTCGAATTTATTATTTTTAGCTTTTGCTATTTTTGTTGTTTTTTACGGTTATGATATGTCGCAAAAATTATTACAATTCGGTCAAACCTCACCTGCGTTAAAAATCCCAATGGGGTTTGTATATTTAGCTGCACCCGTTGGTATGGCTCTCACTTCCATTCGACTCATTCAACATCTTATTAAACAAAGTAAAACATTGCTTGGTAAGGGCGATTTTGAAGTAAAAACAGAGTTTGATAGGTTGTTAGAGGAGGAGGGCAATAAAGGATGA
- a CDS encoding TRAP transporter large permease, translated as MTSIILFGLFVLFLFLSVPIGIALGLATLGTLLFMGNLPLEFLAKELVTSIDSFPLMAVPFFILAGEIMGKGGISDRLFRVANSIVGNKTGGFAIATIITCMFFAAISGSGPATVAAIGGIMIPAMARQGYDKRFATALVCAAGSLGVIIPPSIPMVIYGVAGSVSIGDMFIAGIIPGLLVGFALMVYAYIHSRKMGYTGTSEKTSLLLIVKSIWEAKWALLIPIIILGGIYGGVFTPTEAAVIAVVYGLVAGLLFYRELKVKDLPKVFADSALTTATILIIVGTATAFGRLLTIEQIPNQIAQFMLSISDNPIVIILLITLLLLIVGCFMDTLAAIIILTPILLPIAINIGYDPIHFGIIMIVNLAIGFITPPLGVNLFVGSGISGLSIEVLSRAIIPFFVAMLITLFIIIFLPQLSLFLLEFKG; from the coding sequence ATGACATCTATCATATTATTTGGTCTGTTTGTCCTGTTTTTGTTCTTAAGTGTTCCAATCGGAATTGCTCTTGGTTTAGCTACATTAGGAACGTTACTTTTTATGGGTAACTTACCCCTTGAATTTTTAGCTAAGGAGCTTGTTACCTCTATTGACTCGTTCCCTTTAATGGCTGTTCCTTTTTTTATTCTTGCTGGTGAAATTATGGGAAAGGGAGGGATATCGGACCGATTATTCCGAGTGGCCAATTCTATTGTCGGGAATAAAACAGGAGGATTTGCAATTGCTACTATTATTACCTGTATGTTTTTTGCGGCCATTTCAGGTTCAGGTCCGGCTACCGTTGCAGCTATTGGTGGAATTATGATTCCAGCCATGGCACGTCAAGGATACGATAAGAGGTTTGCAACAGCACTTGTTTGTGCTGCTGGTTCTTTAGGAGTCATCATCCCTCCTAGTATTCCAATGGTAATCTATGGTGTGGCGGGTAGTGTGTCTATTGGTGATATGTTTATTGCAGGAATAATCCCAGGACTTTTGGTGGGTTTTGCCTTGATGGTATATGCCTATATCCATTCAAGGAAAATGGGCTACACAGGAACTAGTGAAAAGACGTCATTACTCCTTATCGTAAAATCAATCTGGGAAGCCAAATGGGCATTGTTAATCCCAATTATTATACTAGGTGGTATTTATGGCGGTGTGTTTACTCCGACTGAAGCTGCTGTAATTGCTGTCGTATATGGGTTAGTAGCAGGCTTGCTTTTTTATAGAGAACTAAAAGTGAAAGACCTCCCAAAAGTATTCGCGGATTCAGCATTAACGACAGCTACAATTTTAATCATCGTAGGAACAGCGACTGCTTTTGGTAGACTTTTAACGATTGAACAAATTCCAAATCAAATTGCTCAATTTATGTTATCTATTTCTGACAACCCAATCGTTATCATTTTGTTAATTACCTTACTCTTATTGATTGTAGGTTGTTTTATGGATACCCTTGCCGCAATCATTATTCTAACACCTATTTTATTACCAATTGCTATAAATATCGGTTATGATCCGATTCACTTTGGCATTATCATGATTGTTAATTTGGCTATTGGATTTATTACACCACCATTAGGAGTAAATTTATTTGTAGGTTCTGGAATTTCTGGATTATCCATTGAAGTCTTATCAAGGGCGATTATCCCATTTTTTGTTGCCATGCTTATTACATTGTTCATTATTATCTTCTTACCTCAATTATCACTGTTTTTATTGGAATTTAAGGGGTAA
- a CDS encoding TRAP transporter substrate-binding protein, with product MKKIVSLLMLVFLLLLLAACGGGSGTTSTDNNNDQETETDASEPADEENESASNITGEQQTLRVSIGVNDKHPQYEGALKFKEIVESKTDDFVVEVYHSGQVADDRSAIEMLQFGTLEITIPSTSPLVNFVKEYGVFDLPFTIPSGEVADQVLDGPFGDKMFDLLGDQQLVGLAWWENGFRNLTNSVRPVEKVEDLQGLKIRTMENEIHLDAWRELGANPTPMAFPELFAAMQQGTVDGQENPYPTIELSNFYEVQDYLSSTGHVYTPFIFLFSKSIWDELTADQQTIIREAALEAGQFNRQRNREANESSLEALKEHMTFSEISPEEHQRFQDTILPVIEKHADNIGKDIVDDFLEEIAKHQ from the coding sequence ATGAAAAAGATTGTTAGTTTACTAATGCTTGTCTTTTTACTGTTACTATTAGCTGCTTGTGGTGGTGGGAGTGGTACGACATCGACCGACAATAATAATGACCAAGAAACAGAGACAGATGCTTCAGAACCTGCTGACGAGGAAAATGAAAGCGCTTCAAATATCACTGGGGAACAACAGACTCTTAGAGTGAGTATTGGAGTTAATGATAAACATCCGCAATATGAGGGAGCTTTGAAATTTAAAGAGATTGTTGAAAGCAAAACGGATGATTTTGTAGTGGAAGTTTATCATTCTGGGCAGGTTGCTGATGACCGTTCGGCAATTGAAATGTTGCAGTTTGGTACGTTAGAAATTACCATTCCGTCAACATCTCCTCTAGTAAACTTTGTAAAGGAATATGGAGTGTTTGATTTACCATTTACGATTCCTAGTGGGGAAGTGGCTGACCAAGTGTTAGATGGTCCATTCGGGGATAAAATGTTTGACCTGTTAGGAGACCAACAGTTAGTCGGATTAGCTTGGTGGGAAAATGGATTCCGTAACTTAACGAACAGTGTTCGTCCTGTAGAAAAAGTAGAGGACTTACAAGGTCTTAAAATCCGTACGATGGAAAATGAGATTCATTTAGATGCATGGAGAGAATTAGGTGCAAACCCAACTCCAATGGCGTTCCCTGAGTTATTTGCGGCAATGCAACAAGGAACAGTGGACGGCCAGGAAAATCCTTATCCAACCATTGAGTTAAGTAATTTCTATGAGGTTCAAGATTACTTATCAAGTACCGGGCATGTATATACACCTTTTATCTTCTTGTTCAGTAAATCAATTTGGGATGAGTTAACCGCTGACCAACAAACGATTATAAGAGAAGCTGCTTTAGAAGCAGGTCAGTTTAACCGCCAGCGAAACCGTGAGGCTAATGAATCTAGCTTAGAAGCTTTGAAAGAACATATGACGTTTAGTGAAATTTCTCCGGAAGAGCATCAACGTTTTCAAGATACGATTTTACCTGTTATTGAAAAGCATGCAGATAATATTGGTAAAGACATTGTAGATGACTTTTTAGAAGAAATCGCGAAACACCAATAG